AAGTTAGCTGAAAATGTCACTCGAGTAATTCAAGGAGAAAAACGTCAATTAGAAATAAAAAATAATCCGTTTCATACTACTCTTCATGATGAGATGTTGGAATATATGAATACTTTAAAAAACAAAAAAAGATTTAAAAAAGTAATGGAACCAGAAACTTCTGCATTTGGAAGCTTAATTCCACAACCTTTACAAGTTGAGAAAAAGCAGCAAGTTGTAATTGTGTTTGATGATGAAAGAATCAAGCAACTTCAAAAAGAAACAGATGCTTTAGTAAGCGAGGTAAACAAACGGATTGAAGACCATGATAGCCAAGGTGATATGGAAAGAATCTCTAAAATTCAAGTTGAAACAACAAGCATTAACAGTAATGATTTTTTTGCTCAATCTGTTGAAATCGATGAAGAAATAATTGAAGAGTTTGCAGAAACTCTTAATCCAATCGAACATTCATTTCTCAGTTTGTTTAAAAATCTAACAATTGAAATTAAGGACGCCGAACACTTTGCCAAGAAACATGGTCAGATGCTTAGTATTTTGATAACAGATATAAATGAAAAAAGTTTAGATAGTTTAGATGATAATCTAATAGAGGAGAAAGATAGTGTAATTGAATTATATGAAGAGTTCCAAAGTATTATAGCTAAGATGAAGGAGATAGAAAAAGTATGAATATTAGAAAAAGAGATTCCTTAGTGATTTTAAATTCTCTTAATGGGGGCGTTGTACCTACAAGAGGTATTCAACATATCATGGTCGGAAGAACAGAAGAAGCAAAACAGATTATGACAGATTTAGATAATATCAAAAGCGGATTATCAGTTGTTCGCTTTTTTGTGGGCTCTTTTGGTAGTGGGAAAAGTTTTATTCAAGGATTCATTAAACAATTGGCATTCAATGAGAAATTTGTTGTAGCATCAGCAGACTTTTCACCTGAAAGAAGGTTATACGGAAACGAAGGAAAAGCCGTATCCATTTATAGCGAGTTGATCAAGAATTTATCAACTGCAACCCAGCCAGAAGGAAATGCATTGCCTAAAATTATTGATCGTTGGATAAATGAATGTCAAAAAGAAGTATTAAATGAGATGGGACTCGATTTTGATGCTATTGAAACATTGGAAGTTGTAAAAGCAGTTGAAGAAAAGATCAAGGATGTTGTAAATCAACTTGATGAGTTTACCGGTGGATTCGAGTTTTCTAGAATATTGATTCAGTATTTTACAGGATTTTTACAGGAAAATGTTGAGCTTCAAAGATGCGCATTAAAATGGCTTCGGGGTGAATATGGAACGAAAACAGAAGCCAAAACTGATTTGGGATTAAGAGAAATTATTGCTGATGATAATTGGTATAACTATTTAAAAGTTTTATCTCAATTTATCAAATTGATTGGCTATAGTGGGCTAGTCGTGAATTTTGATGAAGCAATCAATTTATATAAGATCACTCATGTACAGACAAGAGAAAAAAATTACGAAACTATTTTGAAAATGTATAACGATATTCTTCAAGGAAATGTTGAAGGACTTTACATCACTTTTTCAGGAACAAATGAGTTTTTAGAGGATGAACGTCGAGGACTGTATAGCTACGGTGCGTTAAAAAGAAGGTTAGAAATAAACCAATATGAAACAGATGAATATCGAGATTTTGAACAGCCTGTTATTCGCTTGACGCCTTTAAAAAATGATGAAGTGTTTATTTTATTACAACGGTTGCGCGATATCCATGCCGCTCATTATTCATATGGAACAACAATTACTGAAAATGAGATAAAAAATTATATGATCGAAATGTATAATTTACCTGGTGCAGAAGACTTTCTAACAGTTGGAGATATCATTCGTCGATTCCTAGGGGCTTTAAACATACTACAACAAAATCCAACTTTTGATCGTGAAACGATTTTTGGACAACAAATTGAGGAAGAAAAAGTTAAAAAAAACAAGTCACGTTTCTCAGTTAGTGAAGGATAGCTGAGTATGAGTATATTTGAACTATTATCAAAAAATATGCAGAAAAAAATTTGGGAGATGAAGTGGAAGCGATTTACTCCTATTCAGGAAAAAGCCATACCTGCAATATTAACGACTAAAAAAAATATTATCCTTTCATCTGCCACTGCATCTGGTAAGACAGAAGCTGCATTACTTCCAATTTTATCTGATATTGAAAGAAATAAGACAGAAGGATTACGAGTTATTTATATTTCTCCTTTGAAGGCGCTGATTAACAATCAATTTGAACGTGTAACAGGGCTTTCCGATTCTTTAGGGATTGGTATTACAAAGTGGCATGGGGACGTCTCAGCAACAATAAAGAAGAAATTTCGAAGTAACCCTACGGAAATCTTACAAATAACACCTGAATCAATTGAAAGTTTATTTATTAATTATCCTAACGATGTCGGGAAAATATTCAAGCATGTGGAATATGTAGTGATTGATGAGATCCATTCATTTATAGGATCAGATAGAGGTGTTCATCTACAATCTTTGCTTTCAAGAGTAAAAGAATTGAATGAAACGAATTATAGGGTGATTGGATTGTCCGCAACAATTGATGATTATGAAGTTGTCAAAAAATGGGTAGATTACTATGATCCAGACAATGTCACAATTATTGAAGAAAAAGGTTCAGATAAGAAGCTGCTTTATTCTTTAATGGCATTTAAGGACGAAGAGACGAAGATGCTAAGAGTTGACTTACTTGAAGATATTCGTGAACTCACTCGAGATTCCAAAGCAATCATTTTTTGCAATAGCCGAAGTAAAGTGGAAGAAGTTACAGTCTTTTTGAATCGATTAGCCAAAAGGGAAGGTGTCGGAGAAACTTATTATGCGCATC
The DNA window shown above is from Enterococcus sp. 4G2_DIV0659 and carries:
- a CDS encoding ATP-binding protein, yielding MNIRKRDSLVILNSLNGGVVPTRGIQHIMVGRTEEAKQIMTDLDNIKSGLSVVRFFVGSFGSGKSFIQGFIKQLAFNEKFVVASADFSPERRLYGNEGKAVSIYSELIKNLSTATQPEGNALPKIIDRWINECQKEVLNEMGLDFDAIETLEVVKAVEEKIKDVVNQLDEFTGGFEFSRILIQYFTGFLQENVELQRCALKWLRGEYGTKTEAKTDLGLREIIADDNWYNYLKVLSQFIKLIGYSGLVVNFDEAINLYKITHVQTREKNYETILKMYNDILQGNVEGLYITFSGTNEFLEDERRGLYSYGALKRRLEINQYETDEYRDFEQPVIRLTPLKNDEVFILLQRLRDIHAAHYSYGTTITENEIKNYMIEMYNLPGAEDFLTVGDIIRRFLGALNILQQNPTFDRETIFGQQIEEEKVKKNKSRFSVSEG
- a CDS encoding tellurite resistance TerB C-terminal domain-containing protein, with product MLNDFYEKESLKIIDVYFEEKTESRQAYLFSGMFILRETSVKTYSERHIYATDRAYEDISAFFKLAENVTRVIQGEKRQLEIKNNPFHTTLHDEMLEYMNTLKNKKRFKKVMEPETSAFGSLIPQPLQVEKKQQVVIVFDDERIKQLQKETDALVSEVNKRIEDHDSQGDMERISKIQVETTSINSNDFFAQSVEIDEEIIEEFAETLNPIEHSFLSLFKNLTIEIKDAEHFAKKHGQMLSILITDINEKSLDSLDDNLIEEKDSVIELYEEFQSIIAKMKEIEKV